The following proteins come from a genomic window of Candidatus Methylomirabilis sp.:
- the argJ gene encoding bifunctional glutamate N-acetyltransferase/amino-acid acetyltransferase ArgJ has protein sequence MKQSTIRDIPGGVTAVKGVRAAGVCCGIKQSALDLALIASDRPATVAGVTTSNRSKAAPVLLCERQLKGGRFSAVVANSGNANACTGSQGERDAAQMRDRLARILDRPAGEIFVASTGVIGKRLPISKVLSGIRKGFERLSVEGGEAAARAIMTTDTHPKQAAVSLELDGKPVIIGGMAKGSGMIAPNLATMLCFVGTDAQASAPLLRQVLRRAVGNTFNAITVDGCMSTNDIVLLFANGMSDAPPLKAGTPKLVAFEEALSQILSRLARMIVKDGEGATKLIRVEVRGSRTAHDAGIAAKAVADSALVKTAFFGEDCNWGRIMAALGASGIRFDPSRVEIALDTIPVVRNGVGLGEAAERRAAARMRRPEFDLTIHLHAGTGEAIVLTTDMSEAYVRINAGYRS, from the coding sequence ATGAAACAGTCAACGATACGGGACATCCCAGGGGGGGTTACAGCGGTCAAGGGTGTCCGGGCTGCCGGAGTTTGCTGCGGCATCAAACAGTCCGCGCTTGACCTCGCCCTCATCGCATCGGATCGGCCCGCCACCGTGGCCGGGGTTACGACGAGCAATCGGTCCAAGGCTGCGCCGGTCCTCCTCTGCGAGCGTCAACTGAAGGGCGGCAGATTCTCCGCAGTCGTGGCCAATAGCGGTAATGCAAACGCCTGCACGGGATCTCAAGGCGAACGGGACGCGGCGCAGATGCGCGATCGGCTTGCCCGGATTCTCGACCGTCCGGCAGGCGAAATCTTTGTTGCCTCCACCGGGGTGATCGGCAAACGACTTCCGATCTCCAAGGTCCTCTCGGGGATTCGCAAGGGCTTTGAACGTCTTTCGGTCGAAGGTGGCGAGGCGGCGGCCAGGGCTATCATGACCACAGACACCCATCCAAAGCAGGCAGCGGTCAGCCTTGAACTGGATGGGAAACCCGTCATAATCGGCGGAATGGCAAAGGGGTCCGGGATGATCGCGCCCAATCTGGCCACGATGCTCTGTTTCGTCGGCACCGATGCCCAGGCTTCCGCCCCGCTTTTGCGCCAAGTTCTGCGGCGGGCAGTCGGGAATACCTTTAACGCCATCACGGTGGATGGCTGCATGAGTACGAATGATATCGTGTTGCTGTTTGCCAATGGGATGAGCGATGCGCCGCCCCTGAAAGCCGGCACTCCGAAGTTGGTTGCGTTTGAAGAGGCACTTTCTCAGATTCTCTCTCGCCTGGCCCGAATGATTGTGAAGGACGGAGAAGGGGCGACCAAACTCATTCGTGTAGAGGTGAGAGGATCGCGGACGGCGCACGATGCCGGGATTGCAGCGAAGGCGGTCGCCGACTCCGCCCTTGTCAAGACGGCCTTCTTCGGGGAGGATTGTAATTGGGGGCGGATCATGGCCGCCCTCGGCGCCTCGGGGATCCGATTCGACCCCAGCCGCGTGGAGATCGCGCTGGATACGATCCCCGTGGTCCGGAATGGGGTCGGTCTGGGGGAAGCGGCAGAGCGGCGGGCGGCCGCACGAATGCGCCGACCTGAGTTCGACCTGACCATTCACTTGCACGCAGGCACAGGCGAAGCGATTGTCCTGACCACCGATATGAGTGAAGCGTATGTCAGGATCAACGCTGGGTATCGGAGCTAG
- a CDS encoding phosphatidate cytidylyltransferase, producing the protein MHLKRILSAAALLPAFLLLVQFGTAFHFFLLITLAILIGLYEFYGMAKAGGWRPLTSLGMGSGLALSCMEFLGAPAPWLISVLTGVVILLLISLLVGGAEPKEAVSRGAITLFGLIYVAGLLSFPALLRAMASGRTYIFYLVLVTWAGDTGAFYVGSLMGKRPLCPSVSPRKTVEGSVGGLVCSVLASGLAKFWFWEELGTVECLVMGVGLGVMGQIGDLCESMLKRGFGVKDTGALIPGHGGMLDRVDSLLFAGPVLYVAALAGWV; encoded by the coding sequence ATGCATCTGAAAAGGATCCTCAGCGCTGCCGCTCTTCTTCCAGCCTTTCTCCTGCTGGTTCAGTTCGGAACCGCCTTTCACTTCTTCTTGCTTATTACTCTCGCGATCCTGATTGGATTGTACGAGTTCTACGGGATGGCAAAGGCCGGTGGCTGGCGCCCGTTGACGTCCCTGGGGATGGGGAGCGGTCTGGCGCTGAGTTGCATGGAGTTCCTCGGGGCGCCGGCGCCTTGGCTGATATCGGTCCTGACGGGGGTAGTCATCCTCCTGCTAATCAGTCTCCTGGTAGGAGGGGCAGAGCCGAAAGAGGCCGTCTCGCGAGGGGCAATCACCCTGTTCGGCCTCATCTATGTTGCGGGACTGCTGAGCTTCCCGGCGCTCCTGCGGGCCATGGCGTCGGGACGCACCTATATCTTTTACCTGGTCTTGGTGACCTGGGCAGGGGATACCGGGGCGTTCTATGTGGGCTCACTCATGGGGAAGAGGCCGCTCTGTCCCTCGGTGAGCCCGCGCAAGACCGTGGAAGGGAGCGTGGGCGGACTTGTCTGTTCTGTGCTGGCTTCCGGTCTGGCCAAGTTCTGGTTTTGGGAGGAACTCGGGACTGTTGAGTGTCTTGTGATGGGAGTCGGGCTGGGAGTGATGGGCCAGATTGGGGATCTGTGCGAATCGATGCTGAAACGAGGTTTCGGGGTGAAGGATACCGGCGCGCTGATCCCGGGCCACGGTGGTATGCTGGATCGAGTGGATAGCCTCCTCTTCGCCGGGCCGGTACTCTATGTGGCTGCGCTGGCGGGGTGGGTGTGA
- the argC gene encoding N-acetyl-gamma-glutamyl-phosphate reductase: MDDAGRKIRVAVVGASGYTGVELLRLLINHPAVEITALTSESYADSSIEEVFPSLFGMLTLTCKKFDPREVAKQADLIFLAVPHNTAMTAAAELLPLGRKVIDLSADFRLRDPAVYRQWYGVDHAAPELLKEAVYALPEFYRQQLTTARLAAAPGCYPTAVLLGLLPLFKREVIDPDSLVIDAISGASGAGRKPDLPLHFAELYGNCKAYKVACHRHTPEIEQELSCCIGREVQVTFTPHLVATVRGILATITATFVTFKDAEELRTLYRECYQNEPFVRILPKGRLPETKQVRGSNLCDIGLAVDARTRRAIVVVAIDNLVKGASGQAIQAMNVMMGLDERTGLQLAPLFP; the protein is encoded by the coding sequence ATGGACGATGCAGGACGTAAGATTCGGGTGGCGGTGGTCGGAGCCAGCGGCTATACCGGTGTGGAGCTTCTCCGTCTCCTCATCAACCATCCGGCTGTGGAGATCACCGCGCTTACCTCGGAGAGTTATGCGGATTCGTCGATCGAAGAGGTATTCCCCAGCCTCTTTGGCATGCTTACGCTGACATGCAAAAAGTTCGACCCGCGTGAGGTGGCGAAGCAGGCTGACCTGATCTTCCTGGCCGTGCCCCACAACACCGCAATGACCGCCGCAGCCGAGTTGCTGCCCTTAGGCAGAAAGGTCATTGATCTAAGCGCCGACTTTCGTCTACGCGATCCCGCCGTCTATCGCCAGTGGTACGGCGTAGACCATGCGGCGCCGGAGCTGTTGAAAGAAGCGGTCTATGCCCTTCCCGAGTTCTACCGCCAGCAGCTTACCACCGCACGACTGGCGGCGGCGCCCGGCTGCTACCCCACGGCGGTCCTGCTCGGACTACTCCCCCTGTTCAAACGGGAGGTTATCGATCCGGACTCTCTGGTCATTGACGCGATCTCCGGCGCTTCGGGCGCAGGGCGGAAGCCGGACCTTCCGCTGCATTTCGCCGAGCTTTATGGCAATTGTAAGGCGTACAAGGTTGCGTGCCACCGGCATACGCCGGAGATTGAGCAGGAACTGAGCTGTTGCATCGGTCGAGAGGTACAGGTCACGTTCACGCCGCACCTGGTGGCAACAGTCCGAGGGATCCTGGCCACCATCACCGCCACGTTCGTGACCTTCAAAGACGCGGAGGAACTCCGCACACTCTACCGGGAGTGCTACCAGAACGAGCCATTCGTGAGAATCCTCCCTAAAGGCCGGTTGCCTGAGACCAAGCAGGTACGCGGTTCCAACCTCTGCGACATCGGTCTCGCCGTTGATGCCAGGACGCGACGCGCCATCGTCGTGGTGGCCATCGACAATCTCGTGAAGGGTGCCTCGGGACAGGCGATCCAGGCGATGAACGTAATGATGGGTCTCGACGAACGGACGGGGTTGCAACTCGCCCCGCTCTTCCCCTAA
- the pyrH gene encoding UMP kinase, which yields MATTKYKRIMLKISGEALAGDEKFGINPSVLSFLADEIREAHELGVQVAVVVGGGNIFRGVAASAEGMDRSSGDYIGMLATVINGLALQDVLERKGVATRVQTAIEMRQLAEPFIRRRAVRHLEKGRIVIFVGGTGNPYFSTDTAAALRAMEVGAEVVFKATRVDGVYTADPLLDPSAKKFDELSYIEVLNRQLKVMDSTAISLCMDNLFPIVVFNLRQPGILRQLVFGEKVGTIVRGSEKC from the coding sequence ATGGCGACGACAAAATATAAGCGGATCATGTTAAAGATCAGCGGTGAGGCCCTCGCCGGCGATGAAAAGTTCGGGATCAACCCCAGTGTGTTGAGCTTCCTGGCGGACGAAATTCGGGAAGCCCACGAGCTTGGGGTACAGGTTGCGGTCGTCGTGGGTGGAGGCAATATCTTTCGAGGGGTTGCCGCCAGCGCCGAAGGGATGGATCGTTCGTCCGGTGACTACATCGGGATGCTGGCGACGGTCATTAACGGCCTCGCTCTGCAGGACGTGCTGGAGCGGAAGGGCGTCGCCACTCGAGTGCAGACTGCCATTGAGATGCGGCAGTTGGCAGAGCCGTTTATTCGTCGCCGGGCCGTCCGGCATCTGGAAAAGGGGCGGATCGTCATCTTCGTCGGAGGGACCGGGAACCCGTATTTCAGCACCGATACCGCCGCGGCGCTGCGAGCGATGGAGGTGGGGGCCGAGGTGGTCTTCAAGGCGACGAGGGTGGACGGTGTCTACACGGCGGATCCCCTGCTTGATCCCAGCGCTAAGAAGTTTGATGAACTGTCCTATATCGAGGTGTTGAACCGTCAGTTAAAGGTGATGGACTCAACAGCCATCTCGCTGTGTATGGATAATCTCTTTCCGATTGTCGTCTTCAACCTTCGCCAGCCTGGGATCCTCCGCCAGTTGGTCTTTGGTGAAAAGGTGGGGACGATCGTTCGTGGGAGTGAGAAGTGCTGA
- the frr gene encoding ribosome recycling factor — protein sequence MLKEIQAKAEKEMRKAIEATLKGFNGVRTGRASLALLDGVMVEAYGSAVPLNQVGTLAVPETRLITVQPWDPSLLTAIERAILKSDLGVTPGNDGKVIRIAIPSLTEERRKDLVKVVRKIAEEGRVAVRNARREANESLKRQEREKEASEDDVKHGVDMVQDLTNRLIHEIDGLLAKKEKEIMEF from the coding sequence GTGCTGAAGGAGATCCAAGCCAAGGCCGAGAAGGAGATGCGGAAGGCGATCGAGGCCACGCTGAAGGGCTTTAACGGCGTTCGAACCGGGCGAGCCTCGCTTGCATTGCTCGATGGTGTCATGGTCGAGGCCTACGGTTCTGCCGTTCCTCTCAATCAGGTTGGTACCTTGGCGGTGCCTGAGACGAGGCTGATCACCGTGCAGCCGTGGGATCCGTCGCTGCTGACGGCTATCGAGCGGGCGATCCTCAAATCGGACCTGGGGGTGACTCCGGGCAATGATGGCAAGGTCATCAGGATCGCGATCCCATCCCTGACCGAGGAACGTCGCAAGGATCTGGTCAAGGTGGTCCGAAAAATCGCCGAAGAGGGTCGAGTAGCGGTCCGTAACGCTCGTCGTGAAGCCAACGAATCGCTGAAACGACAAGAGCGGGAGAAGGAGGCCTCGGAGGATGATGTCAAGCACGGTGTGGACATGGTCCAGGATCTGACCAATCGATTGATCCACGAGATTGACGGGTTGCTGGCCAAGAAGGAAAAGGAAATTATGGAGTTTTAG
- the tsf gene encoding translation elongation factor Ts — protein MSATIPATLVRELRERTGVGFMECKTALAEANGDLERATTLLREKGLASASKKMGRTASDGLIVSYIHGGGKIGVLLELNCETDFVARTDEFVSLAKDIAMQVAAANPSYIRREEVPAELLEKERGILMTQVQSSGKPAKIIDQIVQGRLEKFFSEICLQEQPFIKTPEVKVEDRIKEVIAKVGENVVIRRFSRYQLGEKVECEA, from the coding sequence ATGTCAGCGACAATTCCGGCGACGTTGGTACGAGAGTTACGTGAAAGAACTGGTGTGGGATTCATGGAGTGTAAGACCGCGTTGGCTGAGGCGAACGGGGATCTGGAGAGAGCTACGACGCTACTCCGCGAAAAGGGGTTGGCCTCAGCCTCGAAGAAGATGGGACGAACGGCCTCTGATGGTCTGATAGTCTCGTACATTCACGGCGGCGGGAAGATCGGTGTGCTGTTAGAGTTGAATTGTGAAACTGACTTTGTGGCCAGAACTGACGAGTTCGTGTCGCTTGCCAAAGACATCGCGATGCAGGTGGCCGCGGCGAACCCATCGTATATCCGCCGGGAGGAGGTGCCGGCCGAGCTCCTTGAAAAAGAGCGGGGGATCCTCATGACGCAGGTACAATCCTCCGGCAAACCCGCAAAGATCATCGATCAGATCGTCCAGGGGCGGCTGGAAAAGTTCTTCAGCGAGATCTGCCTCCAGGAGCAGCCTTTCATTAAGACTCCTGAAGTCAAGGTTGAGGATCGGATCAAGGAAGTCATCGCAAAGGTCGGAGAGAATGTTGTCATCCGACGCTTCAGCAGGTATCAACTGGGCGAGAAGGTGGAGTGCGAAGCGTAA
- the rpsB gene encoding 30S ribosomal protein S2, with translation MTTVTVTIKELLEAGVHFGHQTKRWNPKMKKFLFGEQNGIYIIDLQKTLKKFHEAIEFVSGVATDGLPVVFVGTKKQAADVIEQEATRCEQFFVNHRWLGGTLTNFQTVRKSVGRLRHIEEMEAKGECERLTKKEVAKLQRERQKLEYALGGIKGMDRLPGAIFVIDTKKERIAVCEARRLGIPVIAVVDTNCDPDEVDYPIPGNDDAIRAIRLMAVRMADAIQESRAVRLKAAEELAVAEVQPVPPSEETSPTEAPLEILQQI, from the coding sequence GTGACGACGGTTACGGTGACCATCAAAGAGCTATTGGAGGCGGGGGTCCACTTCGGGCACCAGACCAAGCGCTGGAACCCGAAGATGAAGAAGTTTCTGTTTGGAGAGCAGAACGGTATCTACATCATTGATCTGCAAAAAACCCTGAAGAAATTTCACGAAGCTATCGAGTTTGTCAGCGGTGTGGCAACCGACGGTTTGCCGGTCGTATTCGTCGGAACGAAAAAGCAGGCCGCCGATGTGATCGAGCAGGAGGCCACTCGGTGTGAACAATTCTTTGTGAACCACCGCTGGTTGGGCGGGACCCTCACCAACTTTCAGACCGTCAGGAAGAGCGTGGGTCGGCTGCGCCACATTGAAGAGATGGAGGCCAAGGGCGAGTGCGAGCGTCTGACAAAGAAAGAGGTTGCAAAGCTGCAACGGGAGCGACAGAAGCTTGAATATGCCTTAGGGGGAATTAAGGGGATGGATCGACTGCCCGGCGCGATCTTTGTGATCGACACCAAGAAAGAGCGGATCGCCGTGTGCGAGGCGAGGCGCCTCGGGATTCCGGTCATAGCCGTCGTGGATACGAACTGCGACCCCGACGAGGTGGACTATCCGATTCCCGGGAATGACGATGCCATTCGGGCCATTCGACTGATGGCGGTCCGCATGGCTGACGCCATTCAGGAGAGCCGAGCCGTGCGGCTGAAGGCTGCCGAGGAATTGGCTGTTGCGGAAGTCCAGCCGGTCCCTCCATCAGAAGAAACGAGTCCGACTGAAGCGCCCCTGGAGATCCTCCAACAGATCTAA